CATCGCCCCCGTTCTCTGCTCAAAAAACGTTTCTTCGCGCGAATCAATTTTCGTTCCCAAAAAAAGAGTCGACGAGAAATGAAgattgaagaagatggaggaagggagggaggggagggaggtAGTTACGGCGGAGatcggcggacggcggcggcggttcgAAGGCGGACGGCGGTCGGAGACGTGGCGCGAAGCAGCAGAGGGAGAATTTGGAGCGACGACGATCTCCCATTGGCGGATTTGAACCGACGGTGCGCGGAATTGATCGGACGGTCAGCGTTGTGCGCGCTCTTTTTCGATTCAATTTATGTTTTGGGTTTTCCGTCTTTGGCTCTCTGGGATCGGAACTTTGATCTAATTCCAAGTCATCCCTTTGTAAATGGTCAAATATCAGaaaggactgacaaaaaaaaaaacaaaaaaaaatatcagaAAGGGAGACCTCGTacttttatattaatataaccacCCCAAATAAGACAAGTAATTACCCAAAATAGACTCCATAGTCCAtatgtgtatgtatatatattgagtGTGCACACCCCATAGGACAATTGTacgttttgtttatttttttccgCATATGTGATGCTATATGAAATGACACCATTTTATAGACCGGATTATCTCTTGGTCATCTAAGCAAAATCATACCAATCTACTCATATAATCAAGTTTTGCTTCATTGCTTCTAGTTGACTCTGTAATTTGAACCATATTGCTTTATTTGCTTTAGGTTGGCAATGCAATGACAATCACGGGCGAGAAAAATAATGAATCCCATTGCAAAACATGGTATGTCATGCACTTTAAGTTCTTCTCGATGTCTGTTTAAATTCGTATTTGCCAATACCCATTTTCGTACACGCGTCGAATCGGATTAATTCCTATAAAATATTGCTATAGAGGGGATTTGGGTTTCATCAAAATAGAAAGGGGAGGATGGGCAAAGATGTCATTAATGGGTCAAAGTCAAGCTATCGAGAAAACGTGTTAAACTAAACCGATTaccaccgaccaaaaaaaaaaaaaaatactaaaccgATTACCCAGAATTATTAATAAATGCTTGATTTGGAATTACGTAAGGTAAGACTAAGAGTCAAATTAATTAAGATGTGGGCAAACCATGGTTTATTTAACACTTACGTCCAAATCAGTTATATCCTCTTCTTGGCAGGTTAACATCCCGAACAGGGACTTGACACTAAAAACCGGGAATGCATGACCGCGTCTAAATTTTACGAAAATAGTTCAATTTGCAGGGAAGGCCAGTGGGCGCACACGGTTTTGCAGATTttttgacccgttgaccgaggATTCCGACGTTTGACCGTTGAAACAGTCTAGAAGTTGACACTAAAAAAAAAGTCcttatgtttattttcttttcttttcccgtcttcctttttttctcttatttgcaCCGTCTTAGTTCTTACCAACACCCTTTGTATTTTATTATACACTGACGTTACTTAGATAAAGACCATTTCTACAGCTCATACATATTACTTAAGAGATTATTACTTATCCCCCGCACTCTCTTATGTTAATTTTATGTTCTGATATTGAgactttaagttaattaagcaaTGAAAAAGCTATATTTCcgatcaaatatatatatatatatatatatatatatagaaagttGAATCTTGTCACTAATAATGTTGAACTTTGCTATGCATTGTCCATGAAAAAATTACTTGATTAATCACGATATATTtttggatgtcaatttaattcaaaagttttcaattttataaataaaaatactaaacatttgcatgaaattctaatgtaatATGAGACTAGGtcaataaaattctaatttaatgTTAAAACTTTCCATTGCCggtgaaaattgatcaaaagaaCTACATTAGAATTTCGGGTGAAAGTTTATGACTAGATCAATAAAATTAGAATGTTTAGGACTGACTGACTTCCATATAATAAATCTAAAGTTGATTGGATGACTTCTCCCATTGTGAAAGTCGCAATGAATAGAGCTTCTATTTATGTAAGAACAATTCTATCTTTTATTATGGTTGATCTTATGAAGTTAGTATGACACGTAACGGGGTAAGGTTTAATTCACCGTTGAATACCAAATGCTGATTAGTAAACTTGCCTCCTCGCTTAGTCCAGTGATTTTGTAAATCAACCTTACTCCAAAGCTTATTTGGATCCCGATTTGAAACTTAGGTCGAtgatcatgtcatggaaaatgGGGTGAGGCCCTAATCAACAAGAATACCCACTACTTTGTTTTGCTCTCTCAAACTTGGAACACAAACAATGATTTATTCAATTTCCTGATCAGTGATCTTCCAGAGACATGGCTGCTGCTGCTCGCCCTAATCTCACTTGTTAAACTCATGACTTTCTAACAGCAAGCGCGCCTCGGTTGCACTTTGTACTCGTTTCGATTATTGgtataatatttatttgtgtagcaaaagaaaatcaactgcCGCTGCTAGACTTCTACAAAACAGCTCGTGGGAAACCCTCTTTCTCGAGGCATATCGAAACACACAACCCTCGAGCGCATGAAAAGATTAGACAATCGTCACGGGGtaatataaaaactaaataTTAGAATGGTGGAATGTTGTTCTGGATCCCAATCAATCGCTTCCCACGTCGATCAATAACTCTTGGGATGTGTTGGGACATGTGCATTAGTGACAACTCAACTGTCAAACGGTATAAATGTTCTAATCTAAATAAACCTATTTAATGTGTCTTGAcccattttcacaaaattcaaatataacaCACATACTCGACCTAACTCATATTGttagaatattttcatatttaatccaATCTATGAAAACTCAAGTGATGTGAAAATGCGGAGTGAGTGAACGCAAGATCGAGTGAAGATGAGATAAACTCAAAGAGAATCAGAAATTGATTACACCTAAATAAGCTGTGAATCTAtatttatgacacatttataACTAATTCAAGTCCAATTTACTCAATATAACTAACCCACTTAACACTTTTATGGGTTAAGAAATAGatttatgatcaattttaacAATCTAGGGACGGCACATGGCAGACAAGAGGTAAAAGAGCAGGACTCTCTTTCACTGTGTAAAAGGAAGCAACTGGTCGTGACACCAGGACATTACGTGATTCACCGGGCAGACAAACAGAGCATCTCTGTCTCCatctccccctcccctctctctctctctccataaattttcatttgaatttgCATTTGTATGGTGCCAACTCTAACGGCGTTACTGGTGGGGAGGAGGAACTTTGCTCCGCATGTTGCGAGTCGCAGGTGATGGGGCCAATTTGCCCATTTAGCCCCCCCTTTTTTTCCACAAAGATGGACAAGCGGGCATGGGATGGGACCAAAGAGGCTGTGTCCTGTCTGCTGCCAGCACTCCCATGTAACGCCCACATGGCCACACCAACATTAGCTGTACCATCTGTCTCCTCTTTTAAATATTGGATCATAGGCATTTCGTCCGGTCATAGGTAAAGGTCGCTCATTTAAACTTTGCATATGACACGGAACTAGATCATAACCGAAAACGCCCAAGATCTGTTTGGAGAACGCCACATATAAAAACAACGAAGGCACGGACGACAGGAATAGTACAAAATTTAGTCCAGCGCCACCCTGTCATGGCATGTGGGATGGGGGATGCTCATTGCTCAGTGCAAGAACCTTACCATAGGCCGAAGGACATTCAATCAACGGTAGGCATAAAAGGTGCATGTGATGTGATCCCTCGATAATGAACAGAATCTACTCTGTTTCCCCTCTATCTGGCAAGATCATTGGCAGTACAAACAACTAAAAGTTCCGAGGTTCCCACCAAAGCATGTGAATTGCATCTACAAGCATTTTCTCGATTCATAAGTCTTTCATTGCATCTGTCATTCGTCCCGGGACTTAGCGTAAAGAGATACAGTATTGATAACCGCCGCACAAGCCCGAACAAGAGTTTTCACCCACGTCAACACAGTGCCAGCGGAAGAGAAAAAAACCAAGATACTTTCATTGGATCGAGAAGTGGACACAAGATTGCTGAAATTTCCAATGTGCATGCCATGGTCTTAAGCCATGCATGGTAGAGCACGATGGCCAAAACATAGAAGCTTAAGCTAAATTTCATCTTCACTACAATAAAAATCATGTTCACCCATCTTCAAAATAAGAGCCGACCATGCTGCAATATCAACTCCATCTCTTAAGAATTTTCGTCACCTCCAGGCGCTGGAGGTCTTCAAGTTGGCTCCAGTGGCAGCTTTCCATATTCTACGCACCGTTCATTGCATTATCAGCAAGGACAGCATTGCCATCTTCCATAATCTTGCCATTGACTTGTGTCCTTGGTCTCTGAACAAAGATCAAGAGGAAAAGTCAATTCCAATTATAATGCACAATGTGCAGTCGGGAGATTGACGATTAAGCTTGTTTTCACTTATATTTACCCAATCAGCAGGGTCTCCACCATTCCCATTCAAGAGCTTGTGATTCTCTTCTTTGCTTCTAGCATCTTTCTCTTTGGTGCTCACCGGTAGGAACAGTGATGAGCCACTGGTCCGGTCAGGAAGTTCtgcatgaagaaaagaaagaataattaaaatataaccACTGCCCTGTTGCATTTCCAAAAGACACGGATAGATGCAAATTTTACAGGGGCAAACCTGGCAATTTCTTGTCAATGAAGAATACCACCAAATTAACGGTATACCTGCAGATTAAGCACAACATGAGCTTCAGCGAAAAATGCATCAGTAGTGATGAAAAGAGATATTGACATAAAAAAGGATTTTACCATGCAACGACGACATCGACTGTGTAATGTTTCCGCGATGCAACAATCAAGAAGCTCTGTACTACAGCAATCAACCAAGCAAACTGCTTTATAAACCTGCACCAAAAGCAGATTAAATTCGACATGCAAATACAAGTTCACAGAACATTCAAACTCATTAATATGGCTTTATAGGATACTTGACAATTATTTATCCGACTCATAAAAAGTAATCCACTCAAACCAAACGTCTTCCACCAAAAAGTTCAGAGGGCATTTCACACTCTCAGTGTTGTAGTACCCACCAAAATTGTGAATCCTAAAACTATTCCTCTAATCATCTATCCAGTGTAAAAAGAATTCAAAGAGGCCATGAAGCTGCTATAAAATCAGATTTATGAGGAAGAAGTAGATGTATAAGAGACTTTCTCCTCACTCCTTAGAGCTCCATTAAATTCCACGACCAATTCATATATATcacatcatctttttttttaaattctctaGCAAACATCTCCTGGACCAACTGCATCTGTACCCTCAGCAATTGTATTTGTTACAATAACACCAGTCAGAAAATTACTGAGGCAACTAAAGTAGTTACTGAAAAATCAAATGACAGTGGTTATAAGCTTATGGCAGCTTGCAAAACAAATTCCGTCCATAGCTACAATGCCTCACCTCTTTGTGCCATATTTCTGATACGTGAGCACGAAGACCAAGGTAAATATCATGTGAGATGAGAATATCAGATCACCACAACCATATAATACCCCCCGAGGAACTGCAAATTTAGCACACAAAAGGAGTGAGAATGTTAACAACTTAGGGTAATGCTTATAAGGGCCATAAAAATAAAGTCACTCACAGTTGATTAGAAGAACTTCTGCTGCACTATGAGGATGAGGTAATCTGGCAAGTTTGGATCCCTGGATTGCGTTGCAGCAAGAAGTCAATAAAGTGTCGATCAACAAAGTAAATGATTCCTTGATTCCTTAAGactcaaaataacaaaaagatgaaaaatatttgtgaATAGCCAGAACAAacttctataaaaaaaatgagagactCTACCTCACGGCAGTGATAGTTGGGACCTGGAAGCTGTGTAGAATAAAATGTGATGATCCGAAGAATCTGAGAAGCCTGCattatttgtcaaaaaataaaaataaggtttAGGACTAGCAATGCAATAAGAGCTAACCGCTTGATCTTTCCTATTTGATATCCCAATCACTCTTACAATCCAAAAAATGCGCACGCTGCTGTAAATGAGACGATTTAAATGAAAACAGCACTTACAACAAGAAAAGCTAAGACCCTGCACCAGACAAGAACAGTGTAGATTTTTTTGGTCTTCAGAATAAAAGGATGGAAAGTCCACTGCAAAAAATATGGCCCACATCAGTTCATATTCACCACGAaagaaaccaaacaaagacTAGCCTTCTTCAATCTATTTATGCACTCCATACTCCTTTCAATTGGTCATCAATATTTGCATTCTATCCACATCTCCTTAGTGATATTGGGCATCATTAGAATCCATATTACAAAAGGCATAAAGCAACAAAAGCTCAAGATTCATCTAGTGTGCCATTAAGCATGCACGGTTTTGCATCTTCATAAGATGCAAAGAAATTACTAAGCAGTTCCACCTTCGGATAATGGATAAGAAAAAGATCGAGATACTTGAGActtgaaaaacaaaaaccttACCAGTACGAAAGATGCGAAGACGAAAGTGAATACAGTCTCGCTGATGTAAGCTTTGTCTCGGCCAAGCTCCTACACACACAATAACATACTCTAAGCAAAACACGATACGTAGAATCAGAGGTTTATATCATATCAGAGTGATTTTAGACCGACCGGAAGTAGAAAGAATCCAACATCCTGAAGTGTGGGGCCAGGCCTATGTAAGTAATGTACTCCTCGAGCTGCCAGACCATGTATGTACTGCGGCAGACAAATAATAAATCAGAAATaaggcaagaaaaaaaaaatcaaacctcaCTGGGGGTAAAAAAACTCAAAGTGAACATCCATCTAGAGAGTTCTAGTCAGTGAAATTTAATGGCCATGATGAGCAACAAATTTCACTCAAAACGGAGAGAATTAAATTAACCTCATTTAACGATGCTATAAAGAAACAATAGTTCGTCAATCTTCATATATTAGCATGGCATTACGCAACTAAGAGGAAACATGCCCGTCATAAGAACTCTGAGACCCAACACAAAATTCGAATCCagcaaacaaaaaagaaacacaaatccCAGTAACTGAAACTTCAGATTCATGCAGACCCAAGTCCTTTCCATTGAAGAACGCCACTTGCGCAAGCAGATGACTCTGCCTTGAGTGAAAAGCATGGACTAAAGGAGTTCCCTTGAAGTAAcgaaaaacaattttgaaacgCATTACCAAATCCTATGCTTCTCTCTCGCTCATTCGTTAACTTTCAGAAAAGGCCAGTCGACGATTCCTGGCAACATCCATGTTCAGATGCGCGCGCTCGGTGCCGGTATGCCGAACAGAGCGCTAGCTACATTTTAACGAAAAGGGTGACCTTTTCAAACCCCCCAATATTCTTCAAAAACTTCGACAAATTTAACTTCGGATATTCCACAATCGGAATTGGAAAGATGAACGCAAACACGCAAATCTGGGTTGTATACTTTTCAACATCAGATTCACGAAAGAGTCGAGCAATCACAGAAGAATTAGAACCTGACAGATGAGACCGGCGAGAATGTATCTCCAGTTCTCCGCGAGGAGGTTGATCTCCGTGGTTATCTCCGCGCAAATTCTCTTCCATAGCTTCTCGAACCCAATGGCCAAAGGCGCGCACAGACACCAAAAAAACCACATCAATCCCATAGCCCCGACATCCATAACCATCGCAACCCAACATGCACGAACAAAATCAAGCAGAAACgcgagagaaggagagggagagggagagggcgagagagagacaCCTTCGAAGCCTCGCGACCAATGTAGAGCGTCATCGTCTTCCCCTCCTTCGCCTCCTTCCTGCGTTGGTTGCTGTCGTCGTCGCGGTCGAGTGACTAGCGACTACAAGTCCCATATTCCTTTCACGACCATGTTTCCGAGGTCACCGAAATTTCAAGCGCTCATCGGAAACCTCCCACCACTCCTCCCCCGAGAAGCCCAACCAAAACAGAACCAAAAACGACccgaacttttttttaaaaaaagagagagaagtgacCCGAAACCTATCTAAAGATCCGGGGCTCGAACGGGAGCGCGATCTCGCGATTAGGATCTGGCGGCTGGAAggaccgaccgaccgaccgacccGAGCCGAGGCGAGCGGGCGAGAGGATGGCGGAATtgtccgaggaggaggaggaagcgaGAATGGCGAGGGCCGGGGggatggtgatggtggtggtgatgaaTGGGGATTGGGAGAGAGCGGAGATTCTCGAGGGCGGCTCGGTCAGGGATGTCAAGGTGCTTTCTTTTTCGCCTTTTTTGGTGTTGCGcctcgcctctctctctctctctctgtctgtctgCCGAAACGCGAGTTTTACACGGAGAGACAGTtgacggaggaggagaaggaatgAAGCACCCGAGGAGAGAGAGCGCTCCTTATATCACCCTCGCCCCCATCCTAcgctaaaaataaaaattaaaacaaaatttcaaaattaaaaatttcaaaattaagaaaaagtaaaataaaagataaaataatgagaaagtTCGCCACGACTCGCCAGTGACCCCCTCTTGTAAGTACTCcgtattattttttattttattttttggggaaaTTACTCTCTTCTTGCTGTGATCGTTAATGAGCAACTTCGTGTTTACTTGAGTTGTAATAATGacaattagaagaagaaaaaaattagtagaACGTGTCTGTTTGATTAAGCTTTCTAAAAAGGCAAAAGTTAAAGattttcccttcccttcccttccctttcctttccttttctttcggAATTTTAAGATATTATCAAGAATTATATGTGAATTTATGCGTCGATTATCTATATCACAAATTCAAATCAATTGATGAGTAAACGTTTATGAAATTACACCCTTAATCAAGCATCTCTATCTTTACTATTTATTTCACCCATGAAAAGTCCCTATTTTAAATGTAACGACAACGGCCGAAACATGCGTACTTAGTACTTGTCAACGATTATTAATCATACTCTGTTTTTCttgaatgattttcaatttcaactttcaaaatgtGTTTATTTGCATTATTATTGTTTTCCATAATCTTACCTGGTGTCCCGGGCCAATTGGGGATAAGGAGCAAGGGCACTAGTTGACAATGACCTACGAGTAATAGGGATTTTCTTGAGGATTAATCGGGTACACCATAATATAAGGATTTCGTTAAAATTATACTAGGGATACTAAGATTCCGACTTTAAATGGATTTATACATGATACAACATATATTCTATTGGTTATTTAAATGACCCTTTGAACTTGAATAACCACTCGATGTTTTGCATCATGTTCATTTAGTGCGTGAATCTTAGCATATTTAGCATtacttatttttgttaaaaagtaCATCAAGCGCATTTATTAAGTAACTAAACGACAAAACTCTCGTAGTTTCCAATGCACGTGACTATCGTCATGCCATGTATAATCActgttttgaaatttattttttcctaatcAACTTAACAAGtgtcaaaactcatcaagaTAGCTCTTGTGAATAACAATCACGTTAGTAACCGCTCAATACATGTGCCAAGCAGTCATGGCATTGCTTTTTGCATAGCTTTTCACAATAATAATCACAGGCGAGACAATAAAAACTTAACTGATTTGTGGAGTTCTTTGAATTTCCAGATAATTAGATgtcaatttatcaaaaaagaggtagcatttaataattttgttagtCACTTCTTTAGCATGTTTCTAGGATAATTGCTCATAAAATTCTTTGATCACAAGAGTCATTAAATGTGACGTGAAAGCATGAACATTTCTATTTTGCCGGTGTTCGAGATACTTATTAACAAGATTATTATAGCAAAAATACATGGACTTTGTAGATCATGATGTAtagctttcttctttctctttttttgttcttttgtttgtttaattgcGGAACGAGGGGAGCGCATATATTCCCTAGGTCGAAAGTACTGCATTTTGTCGGGGCATTGAACGTGTTAATCTTAGCacggacttttttttttataatttttttattttgttttgtttccacGAGACCTAGCAATAATCGAAGCAGATAGTTCAATCGGAACACATCGACAGGTCAATGAGAATTCACGTCGGGTGAAATTCATCTGATTCGGATTCGAATTACTGTCTTCTTCAATGAGTACGAAGTTTTCGATTTATCGTAATCGCTGCTATTTCATTTAGGTACATGCTATTcaataattgattatattttcttgtcttttttgagaaaaaaaaaaaacaaatgatataGTTCGAACGTTGTTTTTTTAAGGTCCATGTGGAGGCGTTTGAGCACCGAAAGATTACGAAGTTGGTCACATGCCATCGTACATGACAATGGTAAATATGACAAATATGACTAACATGGATAATACATACGTCGCTATAAAATTATTTTGCTCTTATTTGGTCGAGGAAAAAATAAGGTGTCGGCGTAAACATCACTGTTACGTGAATTGCCTTACCCATTTGTCCGGGAATCTGAAGCGGTGAAAAGCGAGAAGGAAAGCTGAATAAGACGTATCAAGAATGGTACGGCGATTTTCGTGAATGAATGTGTTGGATTACCGGAATTGGCTATCCTGAATATATGCTTTCGGGATACAATTCTCATGCTCAATTTTGTCTAATGATACAATTAATAATTAATGAactaatgatgatgattataGTAATAATAACAACGACGATGGTAAATAATAACAATGAGCTGGTTATTTAACTCATTGCATAAATACTACAACATTTTTACGAAGCAGCTTTTGAGTACTTATgagaatctttcttttttctccgtCAGAAGGAGATAATTTCCGAAGCTTTTTCAGGTCCGGCCTTGGCCTGCAGTTTTCAGGCAAACTTCTCGGTACCACCTCATTGGAGaaatcaaaattggacaaagccggaaaaagaataaacattTAAAACCTCGCCTGGTTTtagatttatcttaaattacCTCCCATTTGTAGATTTTCCAAGAATTCGAATTTATacgatatttgaaaaaaaaaaaccaaatatcagatgttaaaaataaaaagagattaAAATTCTCCGAttctttcgaatttttaaacaaaaagtgCAAATTCTGCCTtttttaaaatccaaaaataaaataaaataaaaagaagaagaaagaggggtCGGTTTATAGGATCGAGGCTGCGGCGCATGGAGTCTGGACCATCCAACTGGGGCGgtgtaagaaattcctttaaaaaaaaacagagagaaaaattgCAATTATGAAATGACGGTAACGCCCTCGGCATTCCCTCCCCGCTCCAAGGGGGATGAAAGCGTGACTCTGGCCCCCCGCCTGGGCGAGAGAGGACCGAGTCACGGGTGACTCGGCTCGGATAACGAGGCTAACTGACTCCCCCTCGTctgacttttcaaattttcctcttttttttctgactgaaacttttcaaatttttcgaaaaaaagtctttctttttttcattttgatggtttcttttttgtttttctatttcaaaaatattcaaaCGAAGGcaatggaaaatatatataattttaaaaagaagaggaggaggaagtgcaGAAAGATTTGCGCAGTGGGCTCCATCTCCTGTGGGAAATCTTTTTCAGATCGATTCGTCACTATCATTAAGGGATCTTCTGCCAACTAACGACCCTGCCATTTGGACTTTTtggtttttaagaaaataaatattttatttatttgaaattaatttaatcgTGGTATATAGAAAGAGGGTGCCAAAAAAGATCACTTTTTAATCCTCAAAAAATATATGAGACGGAACAAGCGGCTCAAATGCtcttgaatttgaaatttttatggggGTTTCCATCTTGGTTGTCCAAATGATGATCCTGCATCATCCTGCCTAATGAGTGCTGTCGTTGCTTTTGGATAATCGCAGGGAAAATGTGCAAAGTACCTCTTCTTTTTGCTCCCCTTTCCttgctttattttgattacAATTCGCAAATTGTAATGATCTGCGACATAAtgaactatattaaataaatattatgtgCGTTCAAAATACGAAGGATTATCTAAAAAGTACCTTTCAGACACTCGTTGATAAGTCTGGTCGGTCATGCAATGAAAATAAAGTTAAAGCTCCCTTATCCGATCGAATTAGTAGCTTAGCAAGAATACGcgtgttcttttttattttgaaatatttggcATATTAGGGCATCTGTTTTcactattttttaattgacTTCATTATCGCTCTGAAAATATTTGCTAACAAGATCCAAATGTTAAATTCAAGATGGAATGGTTACTTTTAATCACCACTCCCATCATAGATCTCATGCTTCTAGGGAAGAatctaaaggaagaagagggaaattattagaaaaattgtacaagagaaaaatatatatcttaAAAAGCAGTTTGGTGTTTGCGCGAAATCTCGcactataaaaaagaaatagaaaatgctTCGAGATATACTTGGAactaaagaaagagag
The sequence above is drawn from the Eucalyptus grandis isolate ANBG69807.140 chromosome 11, ASM1654582v1, whole genome shotgun sequence genome and encodes:
- the LOC104426407 gene encoding phosphatidylinositol:ceramide inositolphosphotransferase 2; this translates as MTLYIGREASKLWKRICAEITTEINLLAENWRYILAGLICQYIHGLAARGVHYLHRPGPTLQDVGFFLLPELGRDKAYISETVFTFVFASFVLWTFHPFILKTKKIYTVLVWCRVLAFLVASQILRIITFYSTQLPGPNYHCREGSKLARLPHPHSAAEVLLINFPRGVLYGCGDLIFSSHMIFTLVFVLTYQKYGTKRFIKQFAWLIAVVQSFLIVASRKHYTVDVVVAWYTVNLVVFFIDKKLPELPDRTSGSSLFLPVSTKEKDARSKEENHKLLNGNGGDPADWRPRTQVNGKIMEDGNAVLADNAMNGA